From one Humulus lupulus chromosome 8, drHumLupu1.1, whole genome shotgun sequence genomic stretch:
- the LOC133795453 gene encoding uncharacterized protein LOC133795453, whose translation MEERKTLWHRLPKLSLPATSWVILGDFNAIFTAKDRNGGKPMSKSELLDSSQWLAGNQMDSLKITGSFFTWTNNQEGSARIYSKIDHVFANEDWLDFFPNSTAIFSWETVSDHCSCTVSILAMENLGVKLFRYYNFWSDHKGFKEVALTSRRKPINGTGLKAIYLKKMRLKHKLKRFNKDHIGDIGVQYQMAKDQYQAALFQRSNIPETHKEENRIATYIIEQGRVVDNFPEVVSHFLDHFRSFMGSPSSATKKINMQCVELGSKLSIDQQLKLLKPFSHKEIRDAVFSIPNIKSPGPDGFGYAFFKVLWLDIGGEICRAVGHFFETGSFPEELHHTTLSLVPKTDNPSWAVDYRPIACCSTIYKCISKLLCSHLAMVLPDLVQLNQGAFVQDDLILFCKGSLSAIRVLKDALEEFSSALGLHINTIKSHIFFGGVSAADR comes from the exons ATGGAGGAACGGAAGACTTTATGGCATAGATTACCTAAGCTTTCTCTTCCAGCCACTTCTTGGGTTATCTTGGGAGATTTTAATGCAATATTTACTGCTAAGGATAGAAATGGAGGTAAACCTATGTCCAAATCAGAATTGTTGGATTCTTCTCAGTGGCTTGCTGGAAATCAAATGGATTCACTCAAAATTACTGGTTCTTTCTTTACTTGGACTAATAATCAAGAGGGGTCAGCTCGTATCTACTCAAAGATAGACCATGTCTTTGCTAATGAAGATTGGCTGGATTTTTTTCCTAACTCAACAGCTATTTTTAGTTGGGAAACGGTTTCTGATCATTGCTCTTGTACTGTTTCTATTCTGGCCATGGAGAATTTGGGAGTTAAGTTGTTTCGATACTATAACTTTTGGAGTGATCATAAAGGTTTCAAAGAGGTGGCATTGACTAGTAGGAGGAAGCCGATTaatgggactggtttgaaggctaTCTATCTGAAGAAAATGCGGCTGAAACATAAATTGAAGAGATTTAATAAAGACCATATTGGAGACATAGGAGTGCAATATCAGATGGCAAAAGATCAATACCAGGCAGCTCTATTCCAGCGCAGCAACATCCCCGAGACC CATAAGGAAGAGAATAGAATTGCTACTTACATAATTGAACAAGGTAGGGTGGTTGATAACTTTCCTGAAGTGGTTTCTCATTTTCTGGATCACTTTAGAAGTTTTATGGGTAGTCCTAGTTCAGCTACTAAGAAGATAAATATGCAATGTGTGGAGCTAGGATCCAAACTTTCGATTGACCAGCAGCTTAAGTTGTTGAAGCCTTTCTCTCACAAGGAAATTCGAGATGCAGTTTTTAGCATTCCCAACATCAAATCCCCGGGTCCAGATGGGTTTGGTTATGCTTTTTTCAAGGTTTTATGGCTGGATATTGGTGGTGAAATATGTAGAGCAGTTGGACATTTCTTTGAGACAGGCAGTTTTCCTGAGGAGCTTCATCATACTACTCTGTCCTTGGTCCCTAAGACTGATAATCCTTCTTGGGCTGTGGACTACAGGCCAATTGCTTGTTGTTCTACCATTTACAAGTGTATTTCAAAGCTATTATGTTCTCATTTGGCCATGGTCCTTCCTGATCTGGTTCAGTTAAATCAGGGTGCTTTTGTTCAAG ATGATCTGATTTTATTTTGTAAAGGGTCTCTATCTGCTATTCGAGTACTCAAGGATGCTCTAGAGGAGTTCAGTTCTGCTTTAGGGCTCCATATTAATACCATCAAATCTCATATCTTCTTTGGGGGAGTTTCTGCTGCTGATAGATAA